GCAACAACTTGTGCAATTTCAGTACTCTGATACGGTAGGGTGTGTGACCGAGTGCGTCGCGCTTAGGGATGATCTTCAGCCCCAACAAAAAGCGATCCGTTGAGGTTGATAGCAGATGTTAATGGGACACATTCTAGAGAATGTCTTGGTGGTTCCCGTGTAGTGtcactgtgtttttttttaaccccGCACACTAACGATTCTGGTGAGGTTTTGTTAACAAATGGTGCACTCTTGCACCTTAATCCTCTGCACTTGCTTTGTacacaatttgtttttttttgttcgtccaCCCTCGGCACACTCGGCACATTTTCTACCATTCTACCTACCGTAACCCCTAAAACCCCTTGCACAgggcacccccccccccccccccccctttacATCAATGCACGcactcaataaaaaaaaaacacaactcaataaataaaaacagttCTAGCAAAGCaatcacaaacacacgaaaTCCAGATAATGGAAGGGTACCAAGTAGGGATTAACGTTCGCCGTTCAACTCCAAGATCCACCGGGTTCACAACAGGCAACTGTTCGCCCGCAATCGAGTACTTGCACACGGTggggatcgatcgatcgcgtGAAGACGCTTGAACTACACTGTTCCACCTCCGGCTTCGTGCTGCTAGCACGCGATCAGCACGCCCAAGCGTAAGCCAAACGAACTAATGCAGGGGgtttgcgaaacaaaacagaatcgcaaaacaaaatggacgtCTACCACGAATGGAGGGAAATTATTTTGCACCCTGCTTGGAACGATTCTATCGTAATACTGATCGTGATTCGATCACGGCCCAACGAAGAAAGGTGCCGCCATGGCTGTCTCGGCTGTGCTGGCGGACACCGCGCATACCGCGGTCTAGGGATGCgtgcgtgtctgtgtgtgtgtgtgtgtgtgtgacttcCTCTGGACGACGATGGACTAGTTGGATGGGGGGGTTATTCAAAGCACAGagcaccatttttctttttttgtttttagattgcgccccacaaaaaaaaccatccaaatggaaacgaaaacgaaaacagtgTTCCGCGAGGAGGGGTGGCTTGGaggagggaaggggaggggaggggggtggggtGGAGGAGGAGTATTTCAGTAGCATTCACCTCATTGCCGCACGCTCACGTAAGCAGCCTTGAACGGTAAAATGGTAACGGTGCTGGGGCAAAATCTGAACCGATGCCAAATGgcagaaataaaattcataaTAGAAATCATTTGCTCTCCTGCTGCTGGGTTGGATTCGCcattttagttattttttcttttgttgctcGTTATTACTGCTTGCTGATATACTTGatgggaaaaaacaaaacgcacccaAGGGGGCGGGGGGTGGGATGCACTTTCTTGCCctcgtttcttttttaatttcattcgccccctttttcttcgccttccATCCAACCATACCGACACCCTGCACAATAGCATATCGGGCACGCGCAGgcagaaaaatgaaaccatcacCCACGGATGCGATAGTGTGAAGAATGGTGCGAAAACTCTCGGTAGaataaaatcatcaaaacaagagcaaacaaacaaacaaaccacaagATGTTTtcttcacacacgcacacacacccaaacggAAACGTGTGCAATTGAGGTAAAACTCATTCGGTGCAGCAATCAAAAGTACTGCATCTTTCCCCTTGCACGCGGGTGCATCCTTGAGGAGCGATTGTACGCGAAACAGCTAATCCGATAAAACCCGTTTCGAGAACGACACACCGACCAGCACAAACCCCTTTTGTTCACCGAGGTCGCTCGTTCACCAATTCCTCGCTGTTGCTGCCCGCTTTATTGAAGCCATTGCAACACCTATCCACGGAAGATATTATTTATACTTTCTAACATTTTATTCATTGCAGCTGCTCACACACTGCGTTTTGTTCTCGTCTGTAGCTGTCGTTCTTTTTATCTCTAGCtattgctctctctctctctctttctttcttcctttttttcttttgcgctcGCTGTTACAATGCTGCTTGTATGCGCGTTGTTCTACCGCCACATGTGATCGATTGtgccgatggaggcgcccggtgatggagacgcctggtagttTAACGGTGGCTGGGGTGcacttcgaaaaaaaaaaacctccccttCGAAATAGTGCGCGTCCGTTTTCGCGAACCACTTTGTTTCGACCACATTCGGTGCACATTACTCAACTGGTGCAAAATTGACAGGTTAATTTTTCGTGCATTAGTAGACGGTATGTATGTATGGTACGGTGAATGTATCACAGCGAACAGGTGGCGTGGAATGAGAGGAATTAAATGGTTGGCATAGTTAGTGCGGCGAGCGAAAAATAGTTTGGAACAATAGCGATATTAGGTGGACATAAATTTAAGCGACCATGGGAATAATTCCCTTTTATACgttaataaaaatgtattttttgaaaaatttattcaaaataacatttaattttcaaattttatttatttgaattgGCTTTAgggttttaatgtttaataacAGATTGTTATTGTAGTGTAAAAGGACTCCACTAATTCGTAATGAATCATGTTAGTGTGGAGTTCCTGATGAATCCGTTAAGTAGAGTCATTAatttgaatcttttgagaagattCATTCGAATCATTAGTTCACTCTCGAAAGAATCACGAACTCCTAACGATTCACATCATTCACAATGGCTCTTTGAGTGAGAGAATCGGGGTCTTTACTACCAAGGTTAATGATACAGAGTTTAGGAATCTTGGAACCATCTGCCCTATTCTTTGAACCTTCGAAAACTCACCGAAATCACTCACGAATCTGATGCTGAATGACTGCGTTGAAGGGTAGTTTTCCAAACCTTGCAATTTTGCGGGGCCGAGCGGTAGACATTCACACGTTTTGCTCTTATTTTCCACCCCTCCCACACACTTTCTCGCTCCCCGCACGCTAACACGAACTTTTCCACATCGCCTGATGCACACACACCTGGTGCTTGAAGCTAAACAGTGTTCCCGGTGCACAGAGCATTTCCTGCGGTACCCAGGTTTTATTCACCGGTCGACACTGGTAATATTTTTCCCGCAGCTCATGCACCCAGAGCGTGCTGATCTCGTCGTACGTAACGCAGCGCGGTGCTTCACACGCCACCGCGTCGGGAGCAGCCGTGATCGAGCATTCGGTCCAGTAGACGGGCAGCACGCATACCTGCCGTTCGTAGCTGAACAGTGTCCCTGGTGCGCAAGCCATCAGCTGCAGGTACCAGGTACCGTTCTGGCTCGGACGACACTGCTGGTAGTGTGCCGGGTCGGGACCCGTCCAGAGCGTGTTGATGTTATCGTACGTAGCGCAGCGCGGAGTTGGACAGAGTCCGCTGACGGCTACGACCACTACCGTTCCCAGGACGACTAGCAAGGACCCGATCGAATGGAACTGTCCTCGATGTAGCATTATTGCTGGATGGgatcaaacagaaaaaaaaggatgtagTTTTGCATAGCACACGttactttttttaattaatgtcAACGCTCACAGTCAATTAAATCCACTATAACGTGCGGCGACTTTAAGCGAAATGATATCACCCAACGGGAACGATTTTGCTTTTGTAGTGCAGCCTTCACCCACTAAATGTAGCTTATCGGACCGTACGGTTATCGGCTTCCACTGATCTTTATGgcacaataaatcaaacaactGCAGTAAAAGGGTACCCCTCTTCTGTGGTCGATTTGGAACATTTCCATAACGCAATTATTCGATAAagaacttttgttttgttgcccaATTTGCTTATCTTTATTGCGCAGATAGCAAACgtttaatcaaaacaaataacgCTAACCGGATGTTATCTCTTTATTAGCTTAAGTAGATTAAAGTGCAAGCGTAGTGATTAGCATAgaagataaaaataatgacgcaaatttaattttactctCCACTCCGTTACACCTCAGTTTGCAGGTGACAGTGCGCTTCATATGAATaaggtgttttaattttgtttagaaaataaataaagcaaagtTATCGTTAAgtacaataaaacacaatGGAATTTCTACGGATGCATAAATGGATCTATTCCACAATGGTTTAACAATTAATGTTATGAAACCGTTGGTAAGCCGTTATTAAGCCAGCGAGtaaataatcttttttttttttgtaaaaaataaattcacgTTTCTCAATATATTAATCACACACTTTATCGAGTCCAATAACTTCATGGTAGAGAACACTAGAGCTAAGCTACATAGTCTACACGCTGCAGGGCTATCTTCAGTGTTTTCCTTACGCATTCCTCCAACCCGGTATGGGGACAGTGGAGTCACAGTGGAGTCACTATTTACTTCCACGACTAGATAACGCACTAACCATTTTCAAAATACTGCAAAAAAACCACGGGTTCCCGAGGTTAAAGCATGTTTATTATTGACCTAATGATAGGCCCCGTTCAGCTACATCTCGATAACCTTGAGATTGCTAGTTTAAAACACCCAACCAAACATCATCATATCGATACAAAGTTAAACCAAAGGCTGGGTGCTTTTTGCGGTAAGATGATTACTTCCGAATGCACACTTTAACATTAATTCTGACTGACATCGTCCGATCGGATTGTGTCACGCTTCCCCCGGGTGCGTGGGTCGAATAGTTAAACGGGATGTAGCGTCGTAAGCAAACTTCAATATCGGGATGTTATTGTTCAAATAGTGGTTTATGTGAAATATGAGTAAAAACTGTGTGTTTcggggaaaaacaacaaaaaaatcctcctCCACGATGGGAAAATAATTTCTCTCCAACACTGCCACAAGCAGCCGCCATATGTGATGATTTTGAAAATCCTCTCCCCATCGCTCCCCGTATCCGCTGCACAGGGGTCGGTTTGGTGGATGAAATTATTTAGCACGGGCAGCAAACCGACCTCCATGATACTTCAGGTCGCAGGCGATGAGATTTCACCGTGTTTACGTAACGCGGTCGGTCTCACCGGAACGCTGAAAATAGCATCGCTACTCATCCGACGCAGTTTACCGTGCGGTGTATAGAACGGCCCACACGCGGCACAGTACGTACGGTGCGGTCCAGGTCCAGGCCAGCATGGGTAGGGCACATGGGTGGTTGCTTTGGTGGGTCAGGGCCAGCGTACCGAACCGATCATTTCGAAGGGCGAATTGACAAAGGAAGCGATCGTGGTGGAGAAGGGGAAGAGTGAGGTGGACCATCTCCTTGCCCTCAAGGTGGTAAAGGAGCAGCAATAGAAGAGGAGTTAGAAGGAGGAGAAGAAGGTGATAGAGAAGGATGAGCAGGAAGGGGAAATAGAGAGAACGATGAGAGGGTGACCCCAACCAGCCAAAGCATTCTTGCGAGTGAGGGACGACATTAATTAGGTGTAGAGATGAGCAGGTGCGTTGAAGACACCTTGCTACGCAACGCGGTCTCTTACCATAGACTCGCCACGATTCCACTTCGTCTGACTGACCTAGTAAAGAAGGGGTAGTAGTATTTTATCATATTAAATGCCCCAAGCAATCGATGTGCAATTGAAACCAATTGAAATAATTCCTCATAAACGGCCATCTACAAACCAGAAAACCAACAATTCGTAAATTCGCAAAGATATTCGTGATCTTGACTTCATCCACAGATACATACTGCAGATAGTCACGTCAATGTCAAATGGTAGTCTTACGCCCGTGAAAGGGTtcgaaaacagcaaacatcttGCCCGGCACTCGACCACGAGTTCCGGAAAGCGATAGAAATTCATTCCATAACGTTATGGCGATGCTTTATACGATAATCGTGACGCAAGCAAATGCAACCCTGGCTAGAATATTTACGGCTAAAGTCTCATGGCATGGCTGCAGCTATGCGGCATGCGGATGTCTCGACACACCAAGCTGACCGTGTCTGTTGCACAGCTGCACAGCCTCACACAGCAAACACATTTCAAATTGTTCGAAGAATCGTAGAATCGAGCAAAAAATCCCTTTCCAAAGTGTGGCCCTTTTTAAGCTTTTCGCACCCACTCCGTCCGCCGTTTCGGCGCACCGGAAATGGTTTCTTCGGAAATGATTCAAAAAACCTTTCAATACCCATTTCTCGTGCATTAGCGCGATGAATCCATCCGAATGCGAACAGAAAAACAACTCCGGCCGAGCAGCAACGatccaacacaacacaatgcGTGTTACACCACCAAATCTCGGAGCAATGGGAAAAGCGAATTTGTGCGACATGCTTTACACATTTCGCTTCCATCCACCATCCGTTTCGTGGAACGGAAGGTTGTTAATTGCTAATGAGATTTATCATAACTAGAAGAGCGAATGAttgaaaacagaaataaacgTGCTTTTGTTACATCGGTTGCATAATTAAAGGCGCTTTGTGAAGGGTGAATTGCATACCACACTGGCGTTGAGAGgcaacgaataaaaaaagaagactgcttatattgatgtttgttttgctttttaccactggaaaaaaaaagaattacatGTAACAGCAAAAATATACGAGTAATTTCCCTTTATCAATACATCTTCCCTTCATTAGTCACTTTTATTCATtgcatttatttcatttcattcattgcACTGATGAGGGGTGAACTTTACTGCTGTTTACTTTTTACATCTATATGGCGGGGTGAACATCCCTACTGCAGAATTAAATGAGTCTCGTTGATTTAGTTGTTGTACCTTTACACGCGAACACACTTTCCCAAAGCTTTTTCTCGCATTTATTCGGAAtgtctttttaaaaaaacgaaaaaaaaaacattactaaAATGGAGTAAATGCCCTTCCCCTTTCACTTCTTTCCACCTTACCCACATGATCCACCGACCCCAAAAATGCCATAATATTAGAAGATATTCATTTGCGGGCGGTTAAAAACGGGACATCAAAACAGGACAGACGGGACTGGTATGCGCCGGCGGTCGGTAATGCAAAAGGGGCGAAACGAAACCACCGAGTAATTGGACCAGCCCCTAACGCTAAGGTTAAGCGCCACCGACACCGTTAAGCGACGGTTTGCGGGAAGTGTGGTCAAATAAAGAAAGtgcaaaggaaagcaaaaacagcCCGCCACTGCCGCGTGTCGCGCGTGGTGCGTGGAACATCCAATCGCGCGGCACAACAACATAACTCCGCCAGGACAACGGCAGAGGGAGAGCGGGCCAGTTGGGCACTGCGTGTGGACAAACAACGGACAACACTTCAATAAAGTGTTACACCAAAGCATTTCACGGTCGCAACGATCTACGCCGACGTGTGGTGAAGTCAAACCTCGACTTCAAGCCGACTTCAAGGCGAAAAACAAGCGCCGGAAGGTGAAGGAGAGggatcgaaaaaaaacccattctcCCTGTTTTTGCTCCATTTCTTAGCCCGTTTCATGGCTTTAACATCGCTACACTGACACTTCCATTCCGCCTGAGACCGGCCAGAGTCCccctccacccccccccctccaccccccccccccaccactCACTCCTTGTTTTCTTGGGTAAAACAACATTCGATGGGTAGGCGCTGCGAGTACAAGTAAAGGCAAAGCGTTATACAGCGCGAagagcaacaacaccaacacaccgacaACGCTGGAAAGAAATTCGGAAACTGTCGACTCTTGAATCCTTCCTCCGGCGCACGAAGGGCACGACCTTATGCGTGTGCGGTAGGGATCAAAGTCACTTCGCTCGGGTAAGGGGGGATTTTTATGCCACCGCGGTGAGGTTTTAGCATAGCAGCAAGGAGCAGTAAGATTTCCGTTCCCAAAATTGCGTCGGTGcaaataaaagtgaaaactCCGGGCGTAACGGTGTACCCAAggagaaagataaaaaaaaacactcccagcatacccaaaacaaaaaaaaaacatggaacaaAACTTGATACCGCTCCCAGACTGGCTCATGGCCCTTTTCGCTGTATGgggtgtttgtttattatatcCTCTGCTCTTCGTCATGAAAGTCAACCTACttaagcacacatacacaaaggAAACTCATATCTATGATAGCCCACCAAAGCAGGAGCAGTAGTAGCGCGCAGATATGCGAGACGAAGCGGCATAAAAGTGGCGTAGAAGAATGTTGCCCCAATAAATTATGCTGCCTAAATTACATTCACCTCAATTTAACGattcaaggttttttttttctgctggtgCGATCAgatgaaatcaaaaccccCAGCACTGGCGTGCAAACACTCGGAAAGCGATGGGAGGCatgaaaaatggatgaaagaAGACGCACTGCCAGAAATATAAACACATTCCCGATGTATCTGCTGGAGCGAAGCGTTTCGCAGGCTGCTGTGATCGAGCCCGGTGACGTATCGTGATCTTGACGATCTCGTGGTACGGGTGCGTGGGTGCGCGTCGCTCGATAAGGTCGCACAGCGAAATGACCTTGAGCAGGTGGTGAAGGTGAACGCGAGCTGTTGGGATGCAGCAGGGAGGAAAAATGTTTCAGCACATCTCGTTTAAAAATGTCGCCAGAAATGACGAAGTTGACAGTAACCTTTGCCGCTATAAGGGAGAAATATTTCCTGCGGTTCGTATGTTGACTCACATGTGCTGTTTACCGTTTAAGTAATTTCGTCTGTGTGATTCACTCAATTTTGCGATGTGTCACTAATGAAGGTGTATTCTTCATTTGAAACATCCGGTTCGTTAAGAATtatttggtggaacttcagatATATCCATCCTCCAGATATTCAGATAGATAGACATAGTGTGTCTAACTGAATTTCTTTAACATCAGTTAGAATTCTAGCGTTCGTAATATCCAAGATTTCCCCGAACAATGTAGATCTGCACACTACATACAAGGGGGAAAACATTCTTTTGAGTATCTTTCTCTCAAGATAGAGTAGAAATTCCATTTCACCTATTTTTCTAACAATTCTTCATGTAACTTGCTTATCTTCAAAGGTAACTTGATGTAACTTCAAAGGACTTTGGGTACAATACCTTTGTTAGACTCTAATAGTGATATCTTTGTAATCAACGTATACCCAGTGATGAAATTAGTATTAAAAGATATTTCCTGCAGTCTGCATAATAAAATTCCTGGAAGTCCCTTTCTAACTCACTCCTCTCACTTCCCGACTCTCAAATAGCCTAGTTAATAAACCGTGTAGCTCATCTAGCTGAATAACTTGCGGTTCCTGTGAAATTCTTGACTGTAATCTAATGTGATTACATTCTAGAGTAGAGTCCTGGAGTTGGAAGTGTTGAAGATTTCCCAGCTAAAAGCTTGTTGGACTTTTCCAACGAAGTAGAATTCTAACAATTCTTCCATCTGCTCAAGTAGCAGTTACAACTTCTCATTCCACAACTGCTGCACGCTCATCTACAAGCGTATCTTTATTAATATCTTAGGTATTCTTCGAAGTTGCTTTCGAATCTCTATAGAGATCTTCTTGTACACCTGTTAGACTTCTGGTTTTTGAGTAGTGTCTTCTTGTTCGGGGTGTTCTCAGCAGCTCTAGCCCAACTTGCCTTTTTTTGGAGATGATATACATAAGATCCCATCATTAAACTATCCCTTCCAGTATGTTTCAACATTAATCTATTGCGATCTATATAACCATCTATCATTAATTTCCAATCGTGCCCATCAATAGCGCAATGCCAATATATCCATTACCTTGAGGTACTGATACGGCTTTAACGTTACTTCTAGCAGGTCAATGATGCTAAGCAATCTTTTTTTGGAGATGAGTTGTTCTATACGCTTCGCAATAAAATCTGCCCGCTGACgaattttttttgtctttcaatAATTCAACGTCGATGAACCGATGTACTGGGCCgggtaaaacaaacaaccgaaaTGTGCCGAGTTGTGTTTTCCGTTTCCTTTCCCTTCTTTGCCCGTCTTCCGCCACCCTTCGCCACCCGATTCGCTCTATAACCAATCGTGAGCTATCCATTATCCAGTGGTTTTCAGTGGACGATCGTCCAAGATGATCCCGTTtgtctgcgtgtgtgttttttgttgtttgccgcGGCCAGTTAATTGTCTATTTATAAAGCAATGAACTCACAGCACGGTACGGTCCGGTATGCACCGGTATGCGGAGAGTGGTGACGACGACAAACGGGTGACTGCAGTACGATCGCGCGAACCTCACTAGCGGGCAATATTTATTCCCACAATAAATCCTGACCACGTTCGTCAGCCGCAGGAGCAAATTTTGTAGCAAACCGTTACAACGAATCCGGCACCATTTgctatggtttttttttgtgccaacTGACGTCAGCGTGCAGGGGTTGTTGGAAGGGGTGTCGTGCGTGAGAGGACGCTCTATGACAGGTCGGATAAACAAGATGCCCACTCACATCTGGGTGTTGTATTTCGGGTGAGGTGGGGGGAGgaggagggggtgggggatgTATTTTCCGCCTGCTTCCTTCGTTGGTCGATTCGGTACCTTCAATTGTATATTGTTTCGTTACGGTTGAGTACGgtgtgcatttgtttgttttgcttgcttcgTTCGGCGTTCGGCCAGATTTACGTGCCGATGACAGCCAGCCCGAGACCCGCGCCATGCCATGGACGTCACGCCGGCACGAGGCGATACGAGGCGAACCCGTCACCGTTCTATGGCGTTTTAATTGCGATGCTAGCGTGCGGATTTTTGCTTTCGCTAAACGGACGATAAAtgtacaaacacacgcggagCATTATAAATCAGTCGTTTAGGCAGTAAATGTGATTGAGTGTAATCTTGACCTGCTGTCACATACGTACTCCGCAAAGGCTCTGTTTTACAGCAAAACACTTAAAGGCTCACCGTTGGAAAAGGAAtacaaaaatgatttaaagcGGCAGCGGATTGaggcaaacataaacaaaagaaacaaatgcgAAGCTTGAAGCTTTCAGCAAAAGTAAACGGGATTGTCGCATTCGGAGAACACTCCATCTCGCAAACATCATTGGACAAGGATTGAAATTGGGTAGGGGGTTGGTATCGAACTTGTTTTCCGAACTGTCAATCCCAATTCCGTGTTTGctgtaatgaaaaaaaaatgcttaaccACCCCCGGGAACGTATTTTTATAGTATAAAATACAGGGCTGTAAGGGCCGGAAAACGTCAAACGAAGGGAGAGAAAACTACGAATGTCATAAACTTTACGATGGACATGCTACCGCCAACAGATAACACTCCCAAACAAAGCACTCGTGTCAAACGGTGAACATgccacattattttatttttatccaccGCTGGCTTTAATCCGACATTTTGCCAACAATTACACGCAAACCTGCAACCCTGCTGCGGCGGGCCTGCCGTTAATGGATTTTCCAATCAATCGCTGATCGATTCTGAGCAGACATGTTTGATTTTATCCACCGGGGTAGAGGCAATACCATTAAAATGGAATCCCGGCCGAGGCGAAggaatgcttttgttttatttctccatttcaataaaattcaaaGCAAAAATTGTTCGTTCCGACGCATAGCATCGGAATGTAAGAGATCtgatttgtgtttttaatttgagTTGTCTAAAACCTGCTTGTTCCCATGAAAGGCACTAATCCGATGAAAGGCAGTGACGAACAATTGGAACGAGCAGCACGAGGAGTGGATTAGTTCGAACGAATGCAGTATTATCTtaatttcgtggaaaatttCCTTCGATGTTTGTCGAATAAATTCCTAGCTGCAGACACCCAATGAGGTGAACAATTTTCCACGAAAAAGAGGTGAAAACGTCTCTCATGTACGATACGATGTGCATTTGCATGGAATAAAATCGTTCAACTTGCATTTGctggaaaaattaaatgtaatcaGGATCTGGTAATGAGTGGAATAGTGGTGGGCGAATATAATAATCATCTAATTTACATCGTTGAGGAGAATATAGCAACCTACAGTGATATTGAATTGCATCATTTTCGTATATTGTATAGCCACCCATTGTGTGcaatctaaaaaaaaataaaacaaaacacccacaCAAAACAATCCTTCATCAAGAAGCGAAAACCATCCTTCCTAGCATCTTGCCATTCCACAGCACTGTTAAAATTTCAATGAAATACCAGCAAACTAACACGAATGAAATTATCGCCCGTATCATGGTGCGCTCTGGACGGACAGACGCACTAGACGGTACCGTACCCATAACGGCTGGCCCGTTGAGTGTACCATTTTCCCGTGTTTTTCAACGGTACCGGTACGGCTCTGATACCGAAAACTCATTAGAAATGTATATTTGAAAAGCGAACGCTGCGCCGGCCGACCAAGATGATGCTGGACGGTAAATTACACGCCCGGTGCCTTTATTTGCTAACCCCACTGGCAAAATGGCTATAATTGCGAAGTGATTTGTGTGCGCATAAGTCAAAGTGTGGCATTGGCGAGAAGCAACCAGATAGCAGtgcagaaataaa
This window of the Anopheles moucheti chromosome X, idAnoMoucSN_F20_07, whole genome shotgun sequence genome carries:
- the LOC128306513 gene encoding uncharacterized protein LOC128306513, giving the protein MLHRGQFHSIGSLLVVLGTVVVVAVSGLCPTPRCATYDNINTLWTGPDPAHYQQCRPSQNGTWYLQLMACAPGTLFSYERQVCVLPVYWTECSITAAPDAVACEAPRCVTYDEISTLWVHELREKYYQCRPVNKTWVPQEMLCAPGTLFSFKHQVCVHQAMWKSSC